The following nucleotide sequence is from Streptomyces sp. HUAS CB01.
ACGGCTCCAGGCTGCGTGTCGTACTGCTGCTGGACCTTCATGACGGCGCTCAGCAGAACTTCCTGAAGGCGTACGAGCACATGCGCAACCAGGTCGCCTCGGTGCCGGGCCACATCAGCGACCAGCTGTGCCAGTCGATCGAGAATCCCTCGCAGTGGCTGATCACCAGCGAGTGGGAGAGCGCCCCGCCCTTCCTCGCGTGGGTGAACAGCGAGGAGCACGTCGAGACCGTGCGGCCGCTCCACAACTGCGTCCGGGACACCCGGTCCCTGCGCTTCAGCGTGCTGCGCGAGACGGGCAAGCTGCACACCTCCTCGGCCGCCGACGCGACGCAGGGCGGGCTGCAGCCGTTCCCCCGGGTGGGTGACAACGTGGTGCGCCACGCCCTCACCTTCACCGTGAAGCCGGGCAGCGAGGCGGTCGTGGCGGACATCCTCGCGGGTTACCAGTCGCCGCAGTCGAAGGTCGACGAGCACACCCGGCTGCGCCGGACCTCGCTGTTCATGCACGGCAACCGTGTCGTGCGGGCCGTCGAGGTGGAGGGCGACCTGATGGCGGCGCTGCGCCACGTGGCCCGGCAGCCCGAGGTGCGGGCCGTCGAGGAGGCCATCAACCCCTATCTGGAGCAGGACCGGGACCTCAACGACCCGGACTCCGCACGGGTCTTCTTCACCCGGGCCGCGCTCCCCGCGGTGCACCACCTGGCGTCCGCGGGCACCGACGACGAGGCCGTCAAGCGGCACGCGCTGTACTACCCGGCCAAGCCCGGCTGCGGCATGGCGCTGGCGCGGCTGCTCGCCGGACAGGACGA
It contains:
- a CDS encoding SchA/CurD-like domain-containing protein, which codes for MTTLSERISQSAFDGSRLRVVLLLDLHDGAQQNFLKAYEHMRNQVASVPGHISDQLCQSIENPSQWLITSEWESAPPFLAWVNSEEHVETVRPLHNCVRDTRSLRFSVLRETGKLHTSSAADATQGGLQPFPRVGDNVVRHALTFTVKPGSEAVVADILAGYQSPQSKVDEHTRLRRTSLFMHGNRVVRAVEVEGDLMAALRHVARQPEVRAVEEAINPYLEQDRDLNDPDSARVFFTRAALPAVHHLASAGTDDEAVKRHALYYPAKPGCGMALARLLAGQDEAAASDPATPIDSSTIFQRDDIVVRLVDVRGSGDAAPLQVIGAHGPRKAAMLSRLLDSEALGIDAPATEEDMSKLLSSADMRPITDRHAP